The genomic segment CGGCGCGCAGCGGCAGAGCCGTGCCTCCGGCCGTGCGCGAGCCCCCGGCGGACCCGCATTGGAGAGCGGCGCCGGACCCGAAGAAGAGAAAGACCATGTATACCCCGACCCTTGAAGAATTCCGTGAACTGGCCAAGCAGGGGAACCTCGTCCCCGTGCGCCGCTCCTTTGTCGCCGATCTGGAGACTCCGGTCTCCGCGCTGCGCAAACTCTCCGCGGGCGAAGAGGCCTGCTACCTCCTGGAGAGCGTCGAGGGCGGCGAGCGCTGGGGCCGGTATTCCTTCCTGGGCGTGGGCTGCCACAGCCTCATTCGCGCCAGGGACGGACGCGTCGAGATCACAAAGAAGGGCAAGACCGAATCGCGCATCAACAACGGCAATGCGCTCGAAGAGCTCAAGAAGCACCTGGCCGAGGTAAAGCCCGTCGCTGTCGAAGGGCTTCCGCGCTTTGCCGGCGGCGCCGTGGGCTATCTCTCGTATGATGTGGCCCGCTATTTCGAGCGCCTGCCCCACACCAACGAGGACGTGCTCGGCACCGATGACTACATCTTCGGCACGACCGACGTGCTGGTGGTCTTCGACAATGTCACGCATGAGGCCCAGATCCTGGCCAACGTGGACCTGCGCGATCACCCCTCGGTCGAGCGGGCCTACACCGCCGCTCTGGATCGCATCGATGAGATGGTCGGCCGCTTGCGCGCGAGCATCGACTACCCGCCCGTGGGCGTGAAGCCCGATCACCCACTGGAGGTCACTTCGAACTTCACGCAGGAAGAGTTCGAGCAGGTGGTCGAGAAAGCCAAGGAGTATGTGCGCTCGGGCGACATCATCCAGGCCGTGCTCTCCCAGCGCTTTGCCACCGCCGAGAAGGTCGATCCCATCGACCTCTACCGCGCCCTGCGGATGCTCAATCCCTCGCCCTATCTGTTCTACCTCAAATTCGGCGAGACCCAGCTCATCGGCAGCTCGCCCGAAGTGATGGTGCGGCTCGAGGGCGACGACATCACGCTGCGCCCCATCGCGGGCACCCGCCCGCGCGGGGCAACGCTGCAGGCCGACCTCGAGTTTGAGGAAGACCTGCTGGCCGATCCCAAGGAGCGTGCCGAGCACGTGATGCTCGTCGACCTGGGACGAAACGATGTCGGGCGCGTGGCCCGCGTGGGCACCGTGCACGTCGACGAGTTGATGATCATCGAGCGCTACTCCCACGTCATGCACATCGTCTCGAACGTGAAGGGGCGGCTTCGCGAGGGGCGCGACGCCTTCGACCTGATTGCCGCCACCTTCCCGGCCGGGACGCTCTCGGGAGCGCCGAAGATCCGCGCCATGGAGATCATCGAGGAATTCGAGACCTCCCGGCGCGGCCCCTACGGCGGCGCGGTGGGCTACATCGGCTACGACGGCAACATGGACCTGGCGATCAC from the Chrysiogenia bacterium genome contains:
- the trpE gene encoding anthranilate synthase component I; this translates as MYTPTLEEFRELAKQGNLVPVRRSFVADLETPVSALRKLSAGEEACYLLESVEGGERWGRYSFLGVGCHSLIRARDGRVEITKKGKTESRINNGNALEELKKHLAEVKPVAVEGLPRFAGGAVGYLSYDVARYFERLPHTNEDVLGTDDYIFGTTDVLVVFDNVTHEAQILANVDLRDHPSVERAYTAALDRIDEMVGRLRASIDYPPVGVKPDHPLEVTSNFTQEEFEQVVEKAKEYVRSGDIIQAVLSQRFATAEKVDPIDLYRALRMLNPSPYLFYLKFGETQLIGSSPEVMVRLEGDDITLRPIAGTRPRGATLQADLEFEEDLLADPKERAEHVMLVDLGRNDVGRVARVGTVHVDELMIIERYSHVMHIVSNVKGRLREGRDAFDLIAATFPAGTLSGAPKIRAMEIIEEFETSRRGPYGGAVGYIGYDGNMDLAITIRTFLLHEGMLSFQAGAGIVADSDPTKEYEETCNKAAALRRALELARGGLD